From the Coleofasciculus sp. FACHB-1120 genome, one window contains:
- a CDS encoding ankyrin repeat domain-containing protein, whose amino-acid sequence MSANQDLIRAAKRGEIQRVQALITAGADVNATDREGTTALMFAAQNGYTEIVRLLLEAGANVNQLRQRYRLTALMIAAAANQIDVVKMLAAQGADVNAANEDGSTALMVAALKGHADVVQILLDAGAQVNVKDNVEDTALMLAAQEGKTRVVQALLDAGAEVNGSRENDGVSPLFLAAGLGHAETVQVLLERGADANAKTKDGRSPLREAVEFGRLEVIQRLLAKGADVNAKDKEGETALTLAIDRVYPDVVRALLEGGADVNAQNLDGSTALMAAAAIANTDMVTALLDRGADINAKDKDDETALNFAVVEGHADVVEILLNRGADVQARNKLGDTALMVAALHGQRAIVEALLRKGANSNAGNLGETALTLAALQGHTDTVKVLLEGGSKPNTRVNDGKCALIKAAEQGHAGVMQGLLSLGADINLQDDAGATALMWAVQRGHANAVQVLLKAGADVHLKNRGGYTALAIAQMNRNREIARSLKASGAVD is encoded by the coding sequence GTGAGTGCAAATCAAGACTTAATTCGGGCGGCGAAGCGGGGAGAAATTCAACGGGTACAAGCGCTAATCACTGCTGGCGCTGATGTCAATGCGACAGATCGGGAGGGTACCACTGCTTTGATGTTTGCCGCCCAGAACGGCTACACCGAGATTGTCAGACTTCTACTAGAGGCTGGTGCAAACGTCAACCAACTGAGACAAAGATATCGTCTGACGGCTTTGATGATAGCGGCGGCAGCGAATCAGATTGACGTAGTTAAAATGTTAGCTGCCCAAGGTGCTGATGTGAATGCCGCCAACGAGGATGGCAGTACAGCGCTGATGGTGGCGGCGCTGAAAGGTCATGCTGATGTGGTGCAAATCTTGCTGGATGCGGGTGCCCAAGTCAATGTCAAAGATAACGTTGAGGATACGGCTTTGATGTTGGCAGCCCAGGAGGGCAAAACGAGGGTGGTGCAAGCCTTGTTAGATGCTGGTGCTGAGGTGAATGGGAGTAGAGAGAATGATGGTGTCTCTCCCTTATTTCTAGCCGCTGGACTCGGACACGCTGAGACGGTGCAGGTTTTGTTAGAGCGAGGGGCAGATGCGAATGCCAAAACCAAGGACGGCAGAAGCCCCCTGAGAGAAGCTGTTGAGTTTGGTCGTTTAGAAGTGATTCAGCGCTTGTTAGCGAAAGGCGCTGATGTGAATGCGAAAGACAAAGAAGGTGAAACCGCTTTAACTCTAGCAATCGATCGAGTTTATCCGGATGTGGTGAGAGCATTGCTGGAGGGCGGTGCCGATGTGAATGCTCAAAATTTGGATGGCTCAACGGCGCTGATGGCGGCGGCAGCGATCGCGAATACTGATATGGTGACGGCGCTACTCGATCGTGGCGCGGATATCAATGCCAAAGATAAAGATGATGAGACGGCTTTAAACTTTGCCGTTGTGGAAGGTCATGCTGATGTTGTAGAAATTCTCCTCAACCGAGGGGCGGATGTCCAGGCGCGAAATAAGTTGGGCGATACGGCTTTGATGGTGGCAGCATTACATGGTCAGAGGGCGATTGTGGAAGCTCTCTTAAGAAAGGGCGCGAATTCTAACGCAGGAAACCTGGGCGAGACGGCGTTAACGCTAGCAGCATTGCAAGGACACACTGACACAGTGAAAGTGCTGCTGGAGGGTGGATCTAAGCCCAATACACGAGTCAACGACGGGAAATGCGCCCTCATCAAGGCAGCTGAGCAGGGGCACGCGGGGGTGATGCAAGGGCTACTCTCGTTGGGAGCGGATATCAATCTTCAAGATGATGCGGGTGCAACTGCTTTAATGTGGGCTGTTCAGCGGGGTCATGCGAATGCCGTGCAGGTATTGCTGAAAGCTGGTGCGGATGTGCATTTGAAAAACCGGGGTGGCTACACGGCTTTGGCGATCGCCCAAATGAATCGAAACCGGGAAATCGCGCGATCGCTCAAAGCATCTGGGGCTGTAGATTAA
- a CDS encoding NAD(P)H-binding protein, with translation MKAFVAGATGETGRRIVQELVQRNIPVRALVRDIEKARQILPNAAELVVGDVSQPESLSSALGDSTVLLCATGASPGLDPTGPYKVDYEGTKNLVDAAKAKGIEHFVLVSSIGASQFLHPLNLFWLILVWKKQAEEYIHKSGLTYTIVRPGGLKNEENSEPIAMYKADTLSLSGSIPRTKVAQVCVEALFQPSARNKIVEVITKAEAPEKSWEQMFASVA, from the coding sequence ATGAAAGCATTTGTAGCAGGGGCAACGGGCGAGACAGGTCGTCGGATTGTACAAGAGCTGGTGCAGCGGAATATACCTGTTCGAGCGTTAGTTCGAGACATCGAGAAAGCTAGACAGATTCTACCAAATGCCGCTGAATTGGTAGTTGGCGATGTTTCACAGCCAGAGAGCCTCTCTTCTGCCCTAGGTGATAGTACGGTTTTACTATGCGCCACAGGTGCTAGCCCCGGTCTTGATCCGACTGGACCCTACAAGGTGGACTACGAAGGCACTAAAAATCTAGTGGATGCCGCCAAGGCAAAGGGAATCGAGCATTTTGTGCTGGTTTCTTCAATTGGTGCTTCTCAATTTTTGCATCCGCTGAATCTGTTCTGGCTGATTCTGGTGTGGAAGAAGCAAGCAGAGGAATATATTCACAAAAGTGGCTTAACATACACAATTGTGCGACCTGGCGGTCTCAAAAATGAAGAGAACTCAGAGCCAATCGCTATGTACAAGGCTGACACTCTGTCTTTAAGTGGCAGTATTCCCCGTACTAAGGTCGCACAGGTGTGTGTCGAAGCGCTATTTCAACCATCGGCTCGCAATAAAATTGTTGAAGTCATTACCAAGGCAGAGGCTCCGGAAAAAAGCTGGGAGCAGATGTTTGCCAGTGTGGCCTGA
- the menH gene encoding 2-succinyl-6-hydroxy-2,4-cyclohexadiene-1-carboxylate synthase — MTFDNYQFHYSLSGSTDKPIILFLHGFMGDCNEFNQVISFLSNQFCCLAIDLPGHGQTKVMGGDECYKMANTAHALLNLLEQLSIEKCFLVGYSMGGRLALYLTLHFPERFPKVVLESASPGLETEEERWKRIQRDLELSQELVKINFSEFLTNWYNQPLFVSLKKNPKFEQMIESRLRNNPCELAKSLRNFSTGCQPSLWEAIAQNQTPLLLLVGEYDNKFRIINLEMARLCAAAKVNLISNCGHNIHMENPRVFFDKVRQFLAKPVPG, encoded by the coding sequence ATGACGTTTGATAACTATCAATTTCACTATTCTTTGAGCGGTAGCACAGATAAGCCTATAATTCTGTTTTTACATGGCTTTATGGGCGACTGCAACGAATTTAATCAAGTTATCTCGTTTTTGTCTAACCAATTTTGTTGTCTTGCCATTGACCTTCCGGGTCATGGACAAACTAAGGTTATGGGTGGGGATGAGTGCTATAAAATGGCAAACACTGCCCACGCTTTGCTCAACCTGCTAGAACAGTTAAGCATTGAAAAATGTTTCTTGGTTGGCTATTCAATGGGTGGACGATTAGCTTTATATTTGACCCTTCATTTCCCTGAACGTTTCCCTAAAGTTGTCTTAGAATCGGCTTCGCCTGGTTTGGAAACTGAAGAGGAACGATGGAAACGAATCCAACGCGATCTAGAGTTATCGCAGGAATTAGTAAAGATTAATTTTTCAGAATTTTTAACGAATTGGTATAATCAACCGCTTTTTGTTTCTCTTAAGAAAAATCCAAAATTTGAGCAGATGATAGAGTCTCGGTTACGAAATAATCCTTGTGAATTAGCGAAGTCTCTACGCAATTTTAGTACTGGATGTCAACCTTCTTTATGGGAAGCGATCGCACAGAACCAAACTCCTCTACTTTTGCTAGTGGGTGAATATGATAATAAGTTTAGAATCATTAACTTAGAAATGGCAAGATTGTGTGCAGCAGCCAAGGTTAATCTTATTAGTAATTGTGGGCATAATATTCATATGGAAAATCCAAGAGTGTTTTTTGACAAAGTCAGGCAGTTTTTAGCTAAGCCGGTACCAGGCTGA
- a CDS encoding alpha/beta hydrolase, which produces MRSRLRWLLPVISFIGGCAYSISGAIPSVQAAQTVVVRKGSSTESIAIADLRQLAETGTVPSSLRSFARNLSSQQRSQISSALRAKFEIDVLQMSRLLDTQIGRAIASSLASTTSRQDNVGVLDVRSGLVLGARAPEGLSLLSFIEAYPRQTLYIDLSQAFKVAENFNSAFWQTQWFMAEISPQLTVKRPQLTLPFDPTLPGTATVQLLNLKLNDTQRRREIPVDVYWSEAASPAKPIVVLSHGLGSVRTDMRYLAEHLASYGYVVAALEHPGSNESHVKQVVRGKAPLLDAQEFLDRPKDISFAIDELEKLNQAGELQGKLAPDRVMVIGYSLGGSTALSVAGAELQLASLKERCKGNVISFNLGEASQCFASGLPEDRYQLRDPRVKAAIAFNPTTSLIFGETGLSAVQIPTLIESASADKTTPALTEQIIGFSKIPAPKWLVGVVGSTHLSVKDPSTTQDQARQPNTLYTGGEIVGEQAIAIRSYMKAIALAMAAQLTDDAAKYAIFLTPEYAQLASTDAFPIRLVTEIPPEAQAVVDKFLENQAKR; this is translated from the coding sequence ATGCGATCGCGCTTGAGATGGCTGTTGCCAGTTATTAGCTTCATCGGTGGTTGCGCCTACAGCATCAGCGGCGCGATCCCTTCGGTACAAGCCGCTCAAACCGTCGTGGTTCGGAAAGGCTCCTCTACTGAATCCATTGCTATCGCGGATCTCCGCCAGCTTGCGGAAACGGGAACTGTCCCATCATCTCTGAGAAGTTTTGCCAGAAATCTGTCTTCTCAACAACGAAGCCAAATTTCATCAGCGCTGAGGGCAAAATTTGAGATTGATGTTCTGCAAATGAGTCGCTTACTCGATACTCAGATTGGCAGAGCGATCGCATCTTCTTTGGCTAGCACAACATCGCGTCAGGATAACGTTGGGGTGCTAGATGTACGATCGGGTTTGGTATTGGGGGCTAGGGCACCAGAAGGACTTTCTTTGCTTAGCTTTATCGAAGCTTATCCCCGTCAAACACTTTATATAGACTTAAGTCAGGCGTTTAAAGTCGCCGAAAATTTTAACAGCGCTTTTTGGCAAACTCAGTGGTTTATGGCGGAGATTTCCCCCCAACTGACTGTCAAGCGCCCCCAACTTACTTTACCTTTTGATCCCACGCTACCGGGAACTGCAACCGTGCAGTTGCTGAACTTAAAACTCAATGATACCCAGCGCCGTCGTGAAATTCCCGTTGATGTTTACTGGTCGGAAGCGGCTTCTCCCGCCAAGCCGATCGTTGTTCTATCGCATGGGTTAGGTTCGGTTCGTACTGATATGCGTTACCTGGCAGAGCATTTGGCATCCTATGGCTATGTAGTGGCAGCCTTAGAACATCCTGGGAGTAACGAAAGTCATGTAAAGCAGGTAGTCAGAGGCAAAGCTCCTTTATTGGATGCTCAGGAGTTTTTGGATCGTCCCAAGGATATCAGTTTTGCGATCGACGAACTAGAAAAGCTGAACCAAGCAGGGGAACTTCAGGGTAAACTGGCACCCGATCGTGTTATGGTAATCGGGTATTCTCTGGGGGGTAGTACGGCTTTATCTGTTGCGGGTGCCGAGTTGCAATTAGCGTCTTTAAAAGAGCGCTGTAAAGGGAACGTGATTTCCTTTAATCTTGGCGAAGCTTCCCAGTGTTTTGCTAGCGGGCTTCCAGAAGACCGCTATCAATTGCGAGATCCCAGAGTCAAAGCAGCGATCGCTTTCAACCCCACCACGTCTTTGATCTTTGGCGAAACGGGTTTGAGCGCCGTGCAAATCCCCACTTTAATTGAATCCGCTTCCGCCGATAAGACGACTCCAGCTTTAACCGAACAAATTATCGGCTTTTCTAAAATACCCGCCCCAAAATGGCTGGTTGGTGTGGTGGGCAGTACCCATTTGAGTGTCAAAGATCCCAGCACTACCCAAGATCAAGCTAGACAACCGAATACACTTTATACGGGCGGTGAAATTGTCGGCGAACAAGCGATTGCTATCCGCAGCTACATGAAAGCGATCGCGCTGGCAATGGCAGCACAACTTACCGATGATGCTGCCAAGTACGCGATTTTCCTTACCCCAGAATATGCTCAGTTGGCTTCAACAGATGCTTTCCCCATTCGCCTCGTGACTGAGATTCCGCCGGAAGCGCAAGCAGTGGTTGACAAGTTTCTTGAGAATCAAGCGAAAAGGTAA
- a CDS encoding DUF1997 domain-containing protein produces the protein MQSQFYDRQPFEVPFEVHSGMLNPGSNLIDADNAAIEAASTIETTRFHTHFESCMEMYADAETVAKYLDTHHGWFCRCAHPMQVEPLGENGYALVIGRFGAFGYEVEPKIGLELMPRDQGVYRVRTVPVPNYVTPGYEVDYESAMTLVEVPADRFAPHQVSAITHVEWHLDLSVYIQFPKFIHKLPKSVIQNTGDRLLAQIVRQVSKSLTPKVQEDFHASLGLPVPKKAKKRANG, from the coding sequence ATGCAGTCGCAATTCTACGATCGTCAACCCTTTGAGGTACCGTTTGAGGTTCACTCAGGAATGTTGAATCCAGGGTCCAATCTCATCGACGCTGATAATGCAGCCATAGAAGCCGCGAGTACGATTGAAACGACTCGATTTCATACTCACTTTGAAAGCTGTATGGAAATGTATGCCGATGCTGAAACAGTTGCTAAGTATCTAGATACTCACCACGGTTGGTTCTGCCGCTGCGCTCACCCAATGCAAGTAGAACCCCTAGGAGAGAATGGTTATGCGTTGGTGATCGGGCGTTTTGGCGCTTTTGGTTATGAGGTAGAGCCAAAAATTGGCTTAGAACTGATGCCACGGGATCAAGGTGTTTATCGAGTTCGGACAGTACCCGTTCCGAATTATGTGACTCCAGGCTATGAAGTTGACTATGAGTCGGCGATGACATTAGTGGAAGTACCGGCAGATAGATTCGCCCCACATCAGGTATCTGCAATCACCCATGTTGAGTGGCATCTGGACTTGTCTGTTTACATTCAGTTTCCCAAGTTTATTCACAAGTTGCCTAAGTCGGTAATTCAAAATACGGGCGATCGCCTCTTAGCTCAAATTGTGCGACAAGTTTCTAAGTCTCTCACTCCCAAAGTGCAGGAAGACTTTCACGCCAGTCTGGGTTTGCCCGTGCCTAAAAAAGCGAAGAAAAGGGCTAATGGCTAA
- a CDS encoding VOC family protein — protein METIGIHHTAIICSNYEKSKKFYVEVLGFSIIQETFREERNSYKLDLRVGIGAQIELFSFPNPPQRLSHPEACGLRHLAFAVKNIDEAVCYLKDQGVQVENIRIDEITGKRFTFFSDPDGLPLEIYEN, from the coding sequence ATGGAAACAATAGGAATTCATCATACCGCGATTATCTGCTCTAATTATGAAAAATCCAAAAAATTCTATGTAGAGGTTTTAGGATTCTCAATTATCCAAGAAACTTTTAGAGAAGAAAGAAATTCGTACAAGTTAGATTTAAGAGTTGGTATCGGCGCTCAAATTGAGCTTTTTTCATTCCCTAATCCTCCTCAAAGATTAAGTCACCCTGAAGCTTGCGGATTGAGGCATTTAGCGTTTGCTGTCAAAAACATAGATGAAGCTGTTTGCTATTTAAAAGACCAAGGCGTCCAGGTAGAAAATATCAGAATCGATGAGATTACCGGCAAACGGTTTACATTCTTTAGCGATCCAGATGGATTACCTTTAGAAATTTATGAGAATTAG
- a CDS encoding J domain-containing protein — protein MSFRIDRGLFKFDFTDHHAILGVPVDAGVNDIRKRYLKIARRLHPDSCKAENEAEKQRASQMLSKLVNPAYEQLSQDRTRAEYVVMVGRMGKRLAGEAANVQPQGETAKQLAQSGGDLDHSYKTALQKLAQTQYESLSQVLEVTAQISELNMVYLRRKGGSGVATPMMSDKRPIEDRTPPPPKDGPPPPPPPSSVAEPYFRRADELIAKNQFAKAEIELREALKMEPNNSRCHSLLGMVYLKQTPPKVTMAKVHITQALKLNPQDPIGLEGKQTLDKLTQKVAGGKTTTPPKPGQGKPAQGKPEDKSGGGLFGMFGKKK, from the coding sequence ATGTCATTTCGGATCGACCGTGGACTGTTCAAGTTTGATTTCACAGACCACCACGCAATTTTAGGGGTGCCAGTAGATGCAGGCGTCAATGACATCCGCAAACGGTATCTCAAAATCGCCCGGAGATTGCATCCGGATAGTTGCAAGGCTGAAAACGAAGCAGAAAAACAGCGTGCCAGCCAGATGTTGTCAAAATTGGTAAATCCTGCCTACGAGCAACTCTCGCAGGATCGCACGCGGGCAGAATACGTCGTTATGGTTGGGCGCATGGGTAAGCGCTTGGCTGGGGAAGCGGCGAACGTTCAACCCCAAGGTGAAACCGCGAAACAGTTAGCTCAGTCGGGGGGCGATTTAGACCATTCCTATAAAACGGCACTGCAAAAGCTAGCACAAACGCAATATGAATCTTTGAGCCAAGTCCTGGAAGTGACGGCTCAAATCAGCGAACTGAATATGGTTTATCTGAGGCGGAAGGGGGGTTCTGGGGTAGCAACCCCGATGATGTCCGATAAACGTCCTATCGAGGATCGTACACCACCACCACCGAAGGATGGTCCACCGCCGCCACCACCACCATCATCAGTCGCGGAACCATATTTCCGTCGCGCTGATGAGTTGATCGCGAAGAACCAGTTTGCGAAAGCGGAGATAGAGTTGCGGGAAGCCCTGAAAATGGAGCCAAACAATAGCCGTTGCCATAGCTTATTGGGAATGGTTTATTTGAAGCAAACTCCGCCTAAGGTGACAATGGCGAAGGTCCATATCACCCAAGCTTTGAAATTAAACCCTCAAGATCCAATTGGGCTAGAGGGCAAACAGACACTAGACAAGCTGACACAAAAAGTTGCGGGTGGCAAGACAACGACGCCGCCTAAGCCTGGGCAGGGCAAGCCAGCGCAGGGCAAGCCGGAGGATAAATCTGGAGGCGGTTTATTTGGTATGTTTGGTAAGAAGAAATAA
- a CDS encoding ATP phosphoribosyltransferase regulatory subunit, whose translation MVYQPPAGARDLLPLDVAQKSWIEDRLQQVYHRWGYHRIITSTLERLDTLMAGGAIQRSTVIQIQDAEEGTLGLRPELTASIARASVTRMAGVSYPQRLYYNANVFRRSQGSNYGRQQEFYQAGVELLGAGGVLADAEVLLLLGDCLKCLGLSQWQVILGEAGLTRSLFSPFPVHLQEKVRRAIAHLDRITLETLPLSPELRERALFLFELRGHPADVLQRVSTLDLAESERQTVNNLKSLIDLLNEGYSHQQSFPVTLDLSLIQTFNYYTGIVFEVVSDTDTQARVLAQGGRYDQLLGLYHPQGQTYPSIGFALNIEDLYQVLLSKAGMPRETPASDWLVVPASPQAYMAAFAHAQTLRDSIHLVRVEMDLGGRSPEDVREYARSRHIRRIAWVEAEGATKIETLS comes from the coding sequence ATGGTTTATCAACCCCCGGCAGGCGCGAGGGATTTACTGCCTCTCGATGTCGCTCAAAAAAGCTGGATTGAAGATCGGTTGCAGCAGGTGTATCACCGCTGGGGCTATCACCGGATTATCACCTCCACTCTAGAGCGGTTGGATACTTTGATGGCAGGCGGAGCAATCCAGCGCTCCACAGTGATTCAAATACAGGATGCTGAGGAAGGGACGCTGGGACTGCGCCCAGAACTGACAGCTTCGATCGCCCGTGCATCTGTGACGCGGATGGCTGGTGTTAGTTATCCGCAGCGCCTCTACTACAACGCTAATGTATTCCGCCGTTCGCAGGGAAGCAATTACGGGCGTCAGCAGGAATTTTACCAGGCAGGGGTAGAGCTGTTGGGTGCCGGGGGGGTCTTGGCAGATGCAGAGGTGCTGTTGTTGCTGGGAGACTGCCTGAAGTGTCTGGGGTTAAGCCAGTGGCAGGTAATTTTGGGAGAAGCGGGGTTAACGCGATCGCTTTTTTCCCCCTTTCCAGTTCATCTGCAAGAAAAAGTGCGACGGGCGATTGCGCATCTCGATCGGATTACTTTGGAAACTCTGCCCCTTTCTCCGGAATTGCGAGAACGGGCTTTATTTCTATTTGAGCTGCGGGGACACCCGGCTGATGTGCTGCAACGAGTTTCCACGCTAGATTTAGCAGAATCTGAACGCCAAACAGTCAACAATCTAAAATCCCTGATCGATCTTCTAAATGAAGGCTATTCCCATCAGCAAAGCTTCCCCGTGACGCTGGATCTCAGCTTGATCCAAACCTTTAACTATTACACCGGCATTGTGTTTGAAGTCGTTAGCGATACAGACACCCAAGCACGGGTTTTAGCCCAGGGAGGACGCTACGATCAGCTGCTGGGACTCTATCATCCCCAAGGGCAAACTTACCCCAGTATTGGGTTTGCGCTGAACATTGAAGACTTATACCAAGTCTTGCTCTCAAAGGCTGGGATGCCCCGCGAAACCCCTGCGAGTGATTGGTTAGTCGTTCCTGCATCCCCCCAAGCCTATATGGCAGCGTTTGCCCACGCCCAAACTCTGAGAGATTCGATTCATCTGGTGCGGGTGGAGATGGATTTAGGAGGGCGATCGCCTGAAGATGTGCGAGAATATGCCCGTAGCCGCCACATCCGTCGCATTGCCTGGGTGGAAGCTGAGGGTGCTACTAAAATTGAGACGCTGAGTTAG
- a CDS encoding glycoside hydrolase family protein — MFSATGRFLAKMFSAIAGFLFGMLSMAAVLCLLFYFKDWEGLRDRNFPYGNSPVAPLSGNGTAPLVMQGGDPYIRALMRTISASEANVAQPYWVIYGGQYAQDLSQHPQMCIPIGVGPNTGKCSTAAGRYQMLNTTWLEKAQRYHPQPSEFLFWHSYSFEPQFQDAVVYAWLSDRRAWKVDISKLLRQGQLKKVLRLLSGTWTSLGYGIETNSMSGKLPEIYEQMLKEELQKPG, encoded by the coding sequence ATGTTCTCAGCCACCGGACGTTTTCTCGCCAAGATGTTCTCTGCGATCGCGGGTTTTCTCTTCGGGATGCTCAGCATGGCGGCGGTGCTGTGTTTGCTGTTTTATTTTAAGGATTGGGAGGGGCTGCGCGATCGCAACTTCCCTTACGGAAACTCGCCGGTGGCTCCACTAAGCGGAAATGGTACCGCTCCCTTGGTAATGCAGGGGGGCGATCCCTATATTCGTGCCTTGATGCGGACAATTTCTGCTAGTGAAGCAAATGTCGCCCAACCTTACTGGGTAATCTATGGCGGTCAGTATGCCCAAGACCTCAGCCAGCATCCCCAAATGTGCATCCCGATTGGTGTTGGCCCTAATACAGGAAAATGCTCTACTGCTGCTGGTCGCTATCAGATGCTCAATACAACGTGGCTTGAGAAGGCTCAGCGCTATCACCCGCAGCCTTCAGAGTTTCTGTTTTGGCACTCTTATAGCTTTGAGCCACAATTTCAGGACGCTGTAGTTTATGCGTGGCTGAGCGACCGGAGAGCCTGGAAAGTAGACATTTCCAAGTTGCTGCGCCAAGGGCAATTAAAAAAGGTGTTGCGGCTGCTATCTGGCACTTGGACAAGTCTGGGCTATGGGATAGAAACCAACTCCATGAGTGGGAAGCTGCCAGAGATTTATGAGCAAATGCTAAAAGAAGAGCTACAAAAACCTGGGTAA
- a CDS encoding ABC transporter ATP-binding protein gives MTNEPLLEVEDVWAGYVKDLDILQGVNFKIYPGELVAVIGPNGAGKSTLAKTIFGLLNPHKGKITFKGENIAGLKSDQIVRRGMCYVPQISNVFPSLTVEENLEMGAFIRNVPLQPLKDHIFATFPVLAQRRHQRAGTLSGGERQMLAMGKALMLEPTLLLLDEPSAALSPLLVNNVFEQIQAINQTGKAIVLVEQNARKALGMAHRGYVLDTGRDRFTGPGSELLNDPKVGELYLGAGKAH, from the coding sequence ATGACGAATGAACCTTTATTAGAAGTTGAAGATGTTTGGGCGGGATATGTCAAAGATTTGGATATCTTGCAAGGGGTTAATTTCAAGATATATCCTGGTGAATTAGTTGCCGTTATTGGCCCCAATGGTGCCGGGAAATCAACATTAGCAAAGACTATCTTTGGGCTTTTAAACCCTCATAAAGGCAAAATTACTTTCAAAGGCGAGAATATTGCTGGCTTAAAGTCGGATCAAATTGTTCGGCGGGGAATGTGCTACGTGCCGCAAATCTCGAATGTGTTCCCATCGCTGACGGTGGAAGAGAATCTGGAGATGGGCGCGTTTATTCGCAATGTCCCTTTGCAACCGCTCAAGGATCATATCTTTGCCACGTTTCCGGTTCTGGCTCAACGGCGGCATCAGCGGGCTGGAACTCTGTCAGGGGGAGAACGACAGATGCTGGCAATGGGAAAAGCTTTGATGTTGGAACCCACTCTGTTGCTGCTGGATGAACCTTCGGCGGCGCTGTCTCCCTTATTGGTTAATAACGTTTTCGAGCAGATTCAAGCGATTAATCAAACGGGTAAAGCAATTGTGCTGGTGGAACAAAATGCCCGGAAAGCTTTAGGGATGGCACACCGGGGTTATGTTCTGGATACAGGACGCGATCGCTTCACAGGTCCCGGCTCCGAACTCTTGAATGACCCGAAGGTAGGAGAACTCTATCTGGGCGCAGGTAAAGCCCACTGA
- a CDS encoding 4Fe-4S dicluster domain-containing protein produces MPHTIVTNTCEGVADCVDACPVACIHEGPGKNTKGTDWYWIDFATCIDCGICLQVCPVEGAIVPEERPDLQKTP; encoded by the coding sequence GTGCCGCATACGATTGTTACTAATACCTGCGAAGGCGTCGCTGATTGTGTCGATGCCTGTCCTGTTGCCTGTATTCACGAAGGACCCGGTAAAAACACGAAGGGGACTGACTGGTACTGGATTGATTTTGCAACTTGCATTGACTGCGGCATCTGCCTACAAGTCTGCCCCGTGGAAGGAGCAATTGTCCCCGAAGAACGCCCCGATTTGCAAAAGACACCTTAA
- a CDS encoding metal-sensitive transcriptional regulator: MIGSNPLTDETLPVHGRSHTHEHGDEESPHHHVHSEESLRRVVNRLSRIEGHVRGIKNMVQESESCPKVLVQIAAVRGALDRVARIILDEHLTECIARAAEEGNIEVEIEKLKEALDRFLP, translated from the coding sequence ATGATTGGATCGAATCCGCTAACTGACGAAACCTTGCCCGTCCACGGTCGTTCTCATACCCACGAGCATGGGGATGAAGAGTCTCCCCATCATCATGTCCACAGTGAAGAATCACTGCGGCGGGTTGTTAATCGCTTGTCTCGGATTGAAGGACACGTCCGAGGCATAAAAAACATGGTGCAGGAAAGCGAATCCTGCCCCAAAGTTCTCGTGCAGATTGCTGCTGTGCGGGGTGCCCTAGATCGGGTAGCACGGATAATTTTGGATGAACATTTAACTGAGTGTATTGCCCGCGCAGCTGAAGAAGGCAATATTGAAGTTGAAATTGAAAAGCTAAAAGAAGCTTTGGATCGATTTTTGCCTTAG
- a CDS encoding DUF4079 domain-containing protein, which translates to MSLEIPVSIKPWLNFIHPALMWVLLGTSLYALYLGILVRRTRSAEGEAKKELIKGRFNVRHYQVGSLLLALMVIGTLIGMGVTYINNGKLFVGPHLLAGLGMTGMIAVSAALSPYMQKGHDWARYSHIFLNVVLLGLFGWQAVSGVEILQRIISKM; encoded by the coding sequence ATGAGCTTGGAAATCCCCGTATCGATTAAACCCTGGCTTAATTTTATTCATCCCGCCTTGATGTGGGTGCTACTGGGCACGTCCCTCTATGCCCTATATCTGGGCATTTTAGTTCGACGCACTCGCAGTGCTGAAGGGGAAGCTAAAAAAGAGCTAATCAAAGGCAGGTTTAACGTCCGGCACTACCAAGTGGGTTCATTGCTGTTGGCGTTGATGGTGATCGGCACCCTAATTGGTATGGGCGTTACCTATATCAATAATGGAAAACTCTTTGTCGGGCCTCACCTACTGGCAGGTTTAGGCATGACGGGGATGATAGCAGTTTCTGCTGCACTCTCTCCCTATATGCAAAAGGGACACGATTGGGCGCGTTATAGCCACATTTTTTTAAATGTTGTTCTTCTAGGACTGTTTGGCTGGCAAGCTGTAAGCGGCGTGGAAATTTTGCAAAGGATCATCAGCAAGATGTAG